A stretch of the Salvelinus fontinalis isolate EN_2023a unplaced genomic scaffold, ASM2944872v1 scaffold_0578, whole genome shotgun sequence genome encodes the following:
- the LOC129846530 gene encoding zinc finger protein ZFP2-like — protein sequence MRSVSFSPPVKEEVCWTEKEALGLNIVVKEKEEENVTVKKEEKDVSVKEEEDAFRVKEEEEDVTVEEEKEEDAVFVVKKEGEITVTLKDEEVEIGDLSNTRERRDYRGSSGEHQQPHDADEAEKSLSRSERLNKHQQRSTGKRTHCCSDCGKRFTSSGIKIHQRIHTGEKSYSCDQCGKSFTTSGSLTVHQRIHTGDKPYSCDQCGKSFVTSSNLTIHQRTHTGEKPYSCDQCGKSFVTSSNLTIHQRTHTGEKPYSCDQCGKSFTTSGYLTVHQRTHTGVKPYSCDQCGKSFCQSSDLTVHQRTHTGEKPYSCDQCGRNFTTSGSLTLHQRTHTGEKSYSCGQCGKSFTTSGYLTLHQRTHTGDELYSCDQCGKSFVKSDQLTVHQRIHTGEKPYSCGQCGKSFTTSGSLTVHQRTHTGEKPYSCDQCGKSFGQSGQLTAHQRTHTGEKPYSCDQCWKSFGQSSQLTLHQRTHTGEMSYSCDQCGKRYSGKRSLIKHQKIHEGVFS from the exons atgaggtCAGTAAGCTTCTCCCCTCCTGTTaaagaagaggtctgctggacggagaaagaagctctggggctgaacattgtcgtgaaagagaaggaagaggagaatgTCACAGTTaaaaaagaagagaaagacgtttcagtgaaagaagaggaagacgcgttcagagtgaaagaggaggaggaggatgttacagtggaggaagagaaagaggaggatgcagtttttgtagtgaagaaggaaggggagattactgtcacattgaaagatgaagaggtggagataggagatctgagtaacacca gagagagacgggactatcgtggatcctctggggagcatcaacaacctcatgatgctgacgaggcagagaagagtctctccagatcagaacgcctcaataaacaccagcagagatccacagggaagagaactcactgctgctctgactgtgggaagagattcacctcatcaggcattaaaattcatcaaaggatccacacaggagagaaatcttatagctgtgatcaatgtgggaagagttttactacatctggctctctgacagtacaccagagaatacacacaggagataaaccttatagctgtgatcaatgtgggaagagttttgttacatctagcaatctgactatacaccagagaacacacacaggagagaaaccttatagttgtgatcaatgtgggaagagttttgttacatctagcaatctgactatacaccagagaacacacacaggagagaaaccttatagctgtgatcaatgtgggaagagtttcactacttctggctatctgacagtgcaccagagaacacacacaggagtgaaaccatatagctgtgatcaatgtgggaagagtttttgtcaatctagtgatctgacagtacaccagagaacacacacaggagagaaaccttatagctgtgatcaatgtgggaggaattttactacatctggctctctgactttacaccagagaacacacacaggagagaaatcttatagctgtggtcaatgtgggaagagttttactacttctggctatctgactttacaccagagaacacacacaggagatgaactttatagctgtgatcaatgtgggaagagttttgttaaaTCTGACCAGCtcacagtgcaccagagaatacacacaggagagaaaccttatagctgtggtcaatgtgggaagagttttactacatctggctctctgactgtacaccagagaacacacacaggagagaaaccttatagctgtgatcaatgtgggaagagttttggtcaatctggccagctgactgcacaccagagaacacacacaggagagaaaccttatagctgtgatcaatgttggaagagttttggtcaatctagccagctgacattacaccagagaacacacacaggagagatgtcttatagctgtgatcaatgtgggaagagatactctggtaaaagatctctgatcaaacatcagaaaatacatgaaggagttTTTTCATGA